Sequence from the Nocardia cyriacigeorgica GUH-2 genome:
CGGAGCCGGGCAGCCCGGCCCGGTCCAGCGCCTGCTTCTCGTTGTTGGTGGTGAGCACACCATTGGCGACCGGCGTGCTCTCGTCGAGCGACACACGGGTCAGGCCCGCGGTCACCGCGTCGCAGACGTACTCGAAATGCGGTGTGTCGCCACGGATCACCACGCCGAGCGCGACCACGGCGTCATGGGTGCGCGCCAGTTCCTGGGCCACCACCGGCAGCTCCATGGCGCCGGCGCAACGCACCACCGTCACCTCACGCACACCGGCTTCCTTGGCCACGCGTTCGGCGTTGGCGACCAGGGTGTCGCAGATCTGGGTGTGCCAGCGCGAGGCGACAATGCCGAGCTTCAGCTCCTTGGCATCCTCGAGCGCGAAAGTGGGTACGCCGGTACCGCTCATCGGTTCTCGCCTTTCCGTCCGCCCGGATTCACTGCGCGGTCTCTCCCAGATCCAGATCGTCCAGCCCGATCAGGTCGTGCCCCATGCGGTCGCGCTTGGTGCGCAGGTACCGCAGGTTCTCGGCATTGGCGCGCACCGGCATCGGCACCCGCTCGGTGATCCGCAGTCCGTAGCCGTCGAGCCCGACGCGCTTGGCCGGGTTGTTGGTCAGCAGCCGCATCGACCGGATGCCGAGATCGACCAGGATCTGGGCGCCGGTGCCGTAGTCGCGGGCGTCGGCGGGCAGGCCCAGCTCGATATTCGCGTCGACGGTGTCGTGGCCGGAATCCTGCAGCTGATAGGCCTGCAACTTGTGCATCAACCCGATGCCGCGACCTTCGTGACCGCGCATGTAGAGCACGACGCCACGGCCCTCGGCGGCCACCATCTCCAAGGCGGCGTCCAGCTGCGGGCCGCAATCGCAGCGCAGCGAACCGAACACGTCGCCGGTCAGGCATTCCGAATGCACCCGCACCAGCACGTCGTCGCCGTCGAGGATGTCACCGCGGACCAGCGCCACATGCTCGACCTCGTCGTAGATGCTCTGGTAACCGACGGCGGTGAACTCACCGTGCACCGTGGGGATACGCGCCTCGGCGACCCGGACCACATGCTTTTCGTGCTTGCGCCGCCAGGCGATCATGTCGGCGATGGAGATCAGCGCCAGTTCGTGCTCGTCGGCGAAAACGCGCAGCTCCTCGGTGCGGGCCATATGCCCGTCTTCCTTCTGGCTGACGATCTCGCAGATCACACCGGCCGGCCGCAGCCCGGCCATCCGCGCCAGATCGACCGCGGCCTCGGTGTGGCCGGGCCGGCGCAGCACGCCACCGTCCTTGGCGCGCAGCGGGACCACATGCCCGGGCCGGGTGAAATCGTCGGCCTTGGCGTCGGCGTCGGCGAGCAGGCGGATGGTGGTGGCCCGGTCGGCGCCGGAGATGCCGGTGGACACGCCTTCCTTGGCGTCGACCGACACCGTGTAGGCGGTGCCGTGCTTGTCCTGGTTCAGCGCGTACATCGGTGGCAGGCCGAGACGGTCGCAGTCCTCACCGGTGAGGGGCACACAGATATAGCCCGACGTGTAGCGGATCATGAACGCCATCAGCTCCGGGGTGGCCTTCTCGGCCGCGAAGATGAGGTCGCCCTCGTTCTCCCGGTCCTCGTCGTCGACGACGACAACCGCCTTACCGGCGGCGATATCGGCGACTGCGCGCTCGATGCTGTCGAACCTGGTCACGTCTGTTGTGCTCCATCTCGAATAAGGTGCCACCCCACACTACTGGGTCGGAAGTGTCGCTCCGGAGGCAGTGGTCCGCCTGGTGGACGGTGTGCTCAGCCGCGTTGCTGGAGGCGTTCGACGTACTTGGCGATGACGTCCACCTCCAGGTTCACCGTGGTGCCCGGCGCGGCGGTGCCCAGGTTGGTCAGCGACAGCGTGGTCGGGATGAGCGAGACCTCGAACCAGTCGCGGTTGCCGTCGGCGGCGGGGGTGTCGTCGGTGCCGAGTCCGGAGACGGTGAGCGAGATGCCGTCGACGGTGATCGAGCCCTTCTCCACCACATACTTGGCGATGGCGTCGGGCAGCGAGATCCGCACCACCTCCCAGTTCTCCGAGGGGGTGCGGGTGAGCACGGTGCCGGTGCCGTCGACGTGGCCCTGGACCAGATGGCCGCCGAGGCGGCTGTTGAGGGCGGCGGCCCGCTCCAGGTTCACCTTGTCGCCCGTGGTGAGGCCGCCGATGCTGGACCGGTTCAGCGTCTCGGCCATCACGTCCACGGTGAACGCATCGCCGTCGACCACCTCGACCACGGTCAGGCACACACCGTTGACGGCGATGGAGTCGCCGTGACCGGCATCGGAGGTCACCAGCTTGCCCCGGATCGTCAACCGCGCGGCGTCGGCCAGCTGCTCGGTGGCGACGATCTCGCCCAGCTCCTCGACGATGCCTGTGAACATGCCTGACTCCCTGTCGCGTGTGGTCTGCTGCGTTGCGGAACGGTCGGCACCCGGACCGCTATTCCCGATGGCCGTGCCGCGCTCGTGATCGAAGCCTAGTGAGCGGTAGCGGACGCGGTGAGCGCGGCCGGACCGGTGAGACGCCCGCCCCGCGCCTTTCGCTCGACTCGCCGATCGAAGCCACGCCGGACGACGGACCCGTGACACGCCGCCGAATCCGACCGTCGGGCCGTGTCGCCGGCGGTTTGACGGACACCGGTTATTTTCGGTGGGCAAATTCGCCATCGGTATTCAGAAAAATACCGTTCGTTCGGTCCGTAGCTTTTGTTGCACCGCGTTTTCCGAAACGCACAGAAGAATGTCATCGAGCGCCCGTACAGTCGGTGCCCGGCCGAGACTTCGGCGAAACATGAATTTCCGCAATCGCTTGCACCGAGACCAGAATTGACGCAAAATCGTTATGTAGCCGACTCCCACCGTTCAACAGCACCACTGTTTCCGTACGGCAGAGTGACCACGGACGGCAGAGTCCTACACGGCAGTTCGATCTCGGCACGCCACACGTGACACCTCACCATCGACCAGCGCATCCGGTCGCCGGACAACTGGACGGCAACAACTGATAAGTCGTTGCCTGCCAGTCGATTCCGACCGTCGGCAGTGTGCGCCCGGACGACGACGCCACGAGGCCGATCGCGCGGCGGCGCCACCGCAGAAAACACCGCAAGTCCACCACTCGAGAAAGCCGAAAGAACACCGTGGACAGAATCGAGATCGACGCGGACACCGAACCCGTCGATCAGCACACATCCACCAGCGAAAACCACACCACCGGGGGTGCGGCGTGACCACGCTCGTCGATTTCACACTGGAAAACCGCTGCGTCAGCTATCGGCGCGAATACCAGTTCCCAGCCGTCATCGACCCCACCTCCCGACGCATACTCCTCAAAATGGGCGCCCGCTACGGCGCCATCACCATGCCCGCCGAACTCGGCGAACAAGTACAGCAGCGGCTGCGCTTGGCCGGCATCGCCGGACCCGTCGTCGCCCACCCGCGGGCCCGGCGCTGGACCTTCCTCACCGGACCCACCCGCCCCGACAGCCTCAGTGCCGCCGAATCGGCCGAACTGTTCCGGCTCTACGCCACCGTCGCCAGCGCGGGCAGCCACATCGTGCTGCCCTCACCCGACGACGAACGCACCGGCTACCGCAGCTGGGTACAGGCCCCCGAAAGCGGCACCGACCGGCCGCCGCAAAGCGCCGTCATCGACGCCACCCGGGCCGTCGGCACCCACCCGATCCGCCGCTCCTAGCGGCTCACCGGCTCAGCGCGCCCACACCGTGGCGGCCTGCCTGCGCAGCGTCTCCACGGTGGCGCCGGGATCAGCGGTGTTGTAGACCGCCGAACCCGCGACGAAGCAATCGATACCGGCCTCGGCGGCCTGCTCGATGGTGTCGGCATTGATACCGCCGTCGATCTCCACCACCAGCCGCAACTCACCCGAATCCACCAGCCGCCGCACCGTGCGCGCCTTGTCCAGCACATGCGGAATGAACGACTGGCCGCCGAAACCGGGCTCCACACTCATCACCAGCAGCGTGTCGAAATCACGCAGGATCTCCAGATACGGCTCGATCGGCGTATTCGGCTTCACCGACAAACCGGCCTTCGCGCCCGCCGCGCGGATATCGCGCGCCACCGCCACCGGATCATCGGTGGCCTCGGCGTGGAAGGTCACGTTGTAGGCGCCCGCCTCGGCATACGGCGGCGCCCAGCGGCCCGGATCCTCGATCATCAGATGGCAGTCCAGCGGGATATCGGTGGCCTTCAACAGGCTCTCCACCACCGGCAAGCCCAACGTCAGGTTCGGCACGAAATGCGCATCCATCACATCCACGTGCAGCCAGTCGGCAGTGGACACCGCATTGGCCTCGTCGGCGAGATGAGCGAAATCGGCGGACAGGATCGACGGGGCGATCATCGGGGACTCAGGGCGGGAGAACGTCGGCGTGGACACAAGGCGGGAGTTTAACCGCCGGGTGCGGGACGGGTCACAGCCGTAGTTGGGTTGCCGGGGCCAGGAGTGGGTAGCCTCATGGCGTGATCAACATTTCGGCGGAACAGGGGCTCTACAGCACCCCGGTGGAGATTCGGGTCGCGGCATCGGTCAGTCAGTTGCCGATCGTGCGCGGGCTCGCCGAAACACTGGTCCTGCTCAGTGATTTCACCCTGGATGAAGTGGCCGACATCCGTCTGGCCGTCGACGAAGTGTGCTCGACGCTCATCGCCGTCGCCGCACCCGACAGCAGCCTGCACTGCCGGTTCACCGTCGGCGACCTCGAACTGCAAGTCCGCGTGTCCGGCGTCGCCGCCGAAGAAGGCCTGCCCGACCAGCGCAGCTTCGGCTGGCATGTGCTGCGCACCCTCACCGACTCGGTGCACGCCGCCCAGGACCCCTTCGATCCGGCCCTCTCCGGATACCCCACGACGGTCGAATTCCGCCGGGTCCGGGGGAAAGCGTAGTGGCCGACGAGGACGCCATGCTCGACCCCGCGGACAACGACGGCGCTCCCGAGACGACCGACCAGCCCGAACCCAGCGACCAGACACCCGGCGACGCCGAACAGCCGGCCGACGCCGACGACGCCACCATCGAGACGGCGAGCCAGGTCTCCGGCTACGACGACGTCGCGGTGCTGTTCACCCGGCTGGCCGCCACCGAGACCGGCACCGAGGCCTACACCACGCTGCGCGACGAGCTGATCAACCGGTGCATTCCGCTGGCCGACCACATCGCCCGCAAGTTCAGCGGACGCGGTGAACCGTTCGACGACCTCACCCAGGTCGCGCGGGTCGGGCTGGTCCATGCCGTGGACCGGTTCGACGTCGAGCGCGGCTCGAACTTCCTGTCCTTCGCCGTGCCCACCATCATGGGCGAGGTCCGCCGCTACTTCCGCGACAACACCTGGGCGATGCGGGTGCCGCGGCGGGTCAAGGAGACCCATCTGCGCATCGGCGCCGCGGTCGACACGCTCTCGCAGACCCTCGGCCGCTCCCCCACGGCCAAGGAGATCGCCGCCGAACTCGACGTCGACCCCGATGAGGTCACCCAGGCCGTCATCGCGGGCAACGCCTATCAGCCCACCTCCATCGACGCCGCCTCGGCCGGTCGCGACACCGACGCCTCGCTGCTGGACACCCTCGGCGAGGAGGAATCGCAGTTCGACCGAGTAGAGGAGTACGTCGCCATCCGGCCGCTGCTGGACGGCCTGCCCGAACGCGAACGCCGCATCCTCACCATGCGGTTCTTCGAATCGATGACCCAGACTCAGATCGCGCAGCAGATGGGGATCTCGCAGATGCACGTCTCGCGCATCCTCGCGAAAACCCTTGCCCGCCTGCGGGAGCAGTCCTCGCGGGAGTAGTCAGCCGGTGCGTTCGCGCTCTTTGCGCATCTTCGCCGGCGCCGACAGCCACCACGCGGCATCCAGCAGTTCGCGCAGCTGATCGATCTCGACCCGATCGAGATCGATCAGGATGTAGGGGTAGCCGTCGTAATGCGGGGTCGTGTAGTACGCCGGATCGCCCGAGGCCAGCAACGCCTGCTTCTCCTCCGGATCACACAGCAGCACCAGCCCACCCTCGGCCTCCACCCGCAACCGCGCGAACCCCTTCTTCCCCACCTTCAACGCCGGCGTCCGCCACCAGGTCGACTCCTCGACCCCCGGCAATTGCGTCGCCAACGCCACCACACCCGCCCAATCGATCGCCATACGTTCAGTGTGCGCGCAGGGTTGTCCTGCGGCTTGGACGAATGTCGCATGGGGCGTCGCTGCCGATCCACGCGGCCGGAGCTCGCAGCCGACAGCTCGGCGGCCGGCCGGTCAGGTCGAGGGCAGCGGCCTCCTC
This genomic interval carries:
- a CDS encoding ATP-binding protein, with amino-acid sequence MINISAEQGLYSTPVEIRVAASVSQLPIVRGLAETLVLLSDFTLDEVADIRLAVDEVCSTLIAVAAPDSSLHCRFTVGDLELQVRVSGVAAEEGLPDQRSFGWHVLRTLTDSVHAAQDPFDPALSGYPTTVEFRRVRGKA
- a CDS encoding RNA polymerase sigma factor SigF, with translation MADEDAMLDPADNDGAPETTDQPEPSDQTPGDAEQPADADDATIETASQVSGYDDVAVLFTRLAATETGTEAYTTLRDELINRCIPLADHIARKFSGRGEPFDDLTQVARVGLVHAVDRFDVERGSNFLSFAVPTIMGEVRRYFRDNTWAMRVPRRVKETHLRIGAAVDTLSQTLGRSPTAKEIAAELDVDPDEVTQAVIAGNAYQPTSIDAASAGRDTDASLLDTLGEEESQFDRVEEYVAIRPLLDGLPERERRILTMRFFESMTQTQIAQQMGISQMHVSRILAKTLARLREQSSRE
- the rpe gene encoding ribulose-phosphate 3-epimerase, which gives rise to MIAPSILSADFAHLADEANAVSTADWLHVDVMDAHFVPNLTLGLPVVESLLKATDIPLDCHLMIEDPGRWAPPYAEAGAYNVTFHAEATDDPVAVARDIRAAGAKAGLSVKPNTPIEPYLEILRDFDTLLVMSVEPGFGGQSFIPHVLDKARTVRRLVDSGELRLVVEIDGGINADTIEQAAEAGIDCFVAGSAVYNTADPGATVETLRRQAATVWAR
- a CDS encoding riboflavin synthase, which produces MFTGIVEELGEIVATEQLADAARLTIRGKLVTSDAGHGDSIAVNGVCLTVVEVVDGDAFTVDVMAETLNRSSIGGLTTGDKVNLERAAALNSRLGGHLVQGHVDGTGTVLTRTPSENWEVVRISLPDAIAKYVVEKGSITVDGISLTVSGLGTDDTPAADGNRDWFEVSLIPTTLSLTNLGTAAPGTTVNLEVDVIAKYVERLQQRG
- a CDS encoding MmcQ/YjbR family DNA-binding protein, with amino-acid sequence MAIDWAGVVALATQLPGVEESTWWRTPALKVGKKGFARLRVEAEGGLVLLCDPEEKQALLASGDPAYYTTPHYDGYPYILIDLDRVEIDQLRELLDAAWWLSAPAKMRKERERTG
- a CDS encoding bifunctional 3,4-dihydroxy-2-butanone-4-phosphate synthase/GTP cyclohydrolase II, with translation MTRFDSIERAVADIAAGKAVVVVDDEDRENEGDLIFAAEKATPELMAFMIRYTSGYICVPLTGEDCDRLGLPPMYALNQDKHGTAYTVSVDAKEGVSTGISGADRATTIRLLADADAKADDFTRPGHVVPLRAKDGGVLRRPGHTEAAVDLARMAGLRPAGVICEIVSQKEDGHMARTEELRVFADEHELALISIADMIAWRRKHEKHVVRVAEARIPTVHGEFTAVGYQSIYDEVEHVALVRGDILDGDDVLVRVHSECLTGDVFGSLRCDCGPQLDAALEMVAAEGRGVVLYMRGHEGRGIGLMHKLQAYQLQDSGHDTVDANIELGLPADARDYGTGAQILVDLGIRSMRLLTNNPAKRVGLDGYGLRITERVPMPVRANAENLRYLRTKRDRMGHDLIGLDDLDLGETAQ
- the ribH gene encoding 6,7-dimethyl-8-ribityllumazine synthase, which translates into the protein MSGTGVPTFALEDAKELKLGIVASRWHTQICDTLVANAERVAKEAGVREVTVVRCAGAMELPVVAQELARTHDAVVALGVVIRGDTPHFEYVCDAVTAGLTRVSLDESTPVANGVLTTNNEKQALDRAGLPGSAEDKGEQACAAALDAALTLRSLRGSN